A region from the Polyangiaceae bacterium genome encodes:
- a CDS encoding endonuclease/exonuclease/phosphatase family protein, whose amino-acid sequence MRRTAVAFALLLSGCGSDEALDKAPGPRPATVMTFNVMCSICGSSDFDPWEKRLAYFGDIFERYDPDLVGIQELTPIGDEVAQVQAELSGHSAVYFAPEDALPYPDATIFYRTSRYELLDSGEYWLSPTPDVANSTGFSPPQLARLVVWAHFEDKAGGRDLYFATTHFDNNSPSQEKSAPLVKQRTLDWQAQYPAIVVGDFNSKPSSTAFQILTSDSDGFAFVDSQSLAEEWSAVSNQDPTPSYDLTDRIDHIFLAGQDVSWTVKEWHPDLSVYGDKNRYPSDHFPIAATLDFH is encoded by the coding sequence GTGCGGCGAACGGCTGTCGCCTTTGCCCTACTGCTGTCCGGCTGCGGCTCGGACGAGGCCCTGGACAAGGCACCGGGGCCGCGTCCGGCCACGGTCATGACTTTCAACGTGATGTGCTCCATCTGCGGCTCGAGTGACTTCGACCCGTGGGAAAAGCGGCTCGCCTACTTTGGAGACATTTTCGAGCGCTACGATCCGGATCTGGTCGGCATCCAAGAGCTGACGCCGATCGGGGACGAGGTAGCTCAGGTGCAAGCAGAGCTCTCGGGCCACTCCGCGGTGTACTTCGCGCCAGAAGACGCCTTGCCGTATCCGGATGCCACCATCTTCTACCGAACTTCGCGCTACGAGCTGTTGGACAGCGGGGAGTACTGGCTGAGCCCCACGCCGGACGTGGCCAACTCCACCGGCTTTTCGCCTCCGCAGTTGGCACGGCTGGTGGTGTGGGCGCACTTCGAGGACAAGGCGGGGGGGCGCGACCTCTACTTCGCCACCACGCACTTCGACAACAACTCGCCCAGTCAGGAGAAGAGCGCGCCGCTGGTCAAGCAACGCACCTTGGACTGGCAAGCGCAGTACCCGGCGATCGTGGTGGGGGACTTCAACTCCAAGCCCAGCTCCACGGCGTTTCAGATCCTCACCAGCGACAGCGACGGTTTCGCTTTCGTGGATTCCCAGTCCCTGGCGGAGGAATGGAGCGCGGTGTCGAACCAGGATCCCACGCCCAGCTACGATCTGACCGATCGTATCGATCACATCTTCCTCGCCGGACAGGACGTGAGCTGGACCGTGAAGGAATGGCACCCGGACCTCAGCGTGTACGGTGACAAGAACCGCTACCCGTCGGATCACTTCCCCATCGCCGCCACGCTGGACTTCCACTGA